AGACAGTTGGGTGAGTAATCGTTGGAATGTTTCCTGATAAAATCAGAAATGTTTACGAATGCTGACATATGAAAGACAGAGACATCTGCCAACATTTTGGCTAAGTTTTCCATTCTTGTTGCCAGCTGTTAGCTATTACTTCAGCTTCGTGGGATTGAGTGTGCAGTACTTGGCCGGCTTTAGTTACGTGAGCCTGCGATGCGATGCCTCGGGATCACGACCGTCCAGAATCGCATTGGCCAACTCTCTGTATGCCGGAGGAATGGCCACAGGATTTGTGATTTTCAACGAGATGGAACCGCAGCGCAGCGGATTGATTGCTCTGGGAATCAATCTGCTGTTACTCTGCCTGGTTTGTCTAAACGAGCTGCTGCACCATACGGGCTGCATTAACTACAAGGAATCTAGGGATTTGGTGTTTAATCTGCTCAACGAGGAGAAAATGGTCTTCCTGCCGCGCCAGGCGATTTTGGCGCAGTTTGTGGACAGAACGGATTACCAGCTGAAGGACAGCAGGCAGTGGCTGGTGCTGATCCTGGGTGGATCTCTGGTGTGCCTCCAGAAGAGCTGCCTCCTCTTCTCACCCACCTACATGCAGCTAACGTGGAGCAGCACGGTGGGATATTTGCAGCAAACGCAGCTCTATATACCCTTTGTTCTCTACTCGGCTGGCACCAGTTTTGGAGCCCTGCTCCTGATGAGGTACACCCCCAAGTTGGTTTACCTACTCTTTGGACTCATCCAGATGACTTTGATTGTGGCACTGCTGTGCATCTACAGCGATGAGCAGTCGGAGCACTGTTTCCTGTTCCTCTGCCTCATATACATCACCATGGGAGTGCTTTCGAGTCAGGGCATCCACTGGCTCCTGGAGTGCTCACCCTTCCTCCACACAGAGTTGGCCCTGGCCACGGGATTCGTTCTGCAGCTCTGCGTTATCGAGGGCTCCAAGTACGAGTCCTACGCCACGGACACTTGGATTGCGCTGATAATAGTGAGTGTAATAACTCTGGGTCTCACTGCCCTGGCCATTCCTGTAGTGCAGTGGCTCCAGCCGCACTCCGCCAGTCTCGTGGATGTGCGCAACCGCCTGCTGGGCATCCGTCGCCAGTCGCTGCCCCCGGAGCAGACCCAATTCTGGCACACCAACCACTTCCTGGCCCACAACAAGCCCGCCAACCAGCTGGAATCCGTGCAGCTGGGCAGGAGCAGGGTCTTCCAGCAGTATCCGATCAGCGGGAGTGACATCGCGGAGAACCACAAAGGCGACAAGTTCTGATAATAAAGTGTTGCACTTTAAACCCCCACTCGTTGGTGTTTTGTCTATCCCAATCATTACTCAATCTCAGTAGTGCTGTCATTGGATTTGCTCTGCTATTTGTCTTC
This genomic interval from Drosophila teissieri strain GT53w chromosome 3L, Prin_Dtei_1.1, whole genome shotgun sequence contains the following:
- the LOC122617517 gene encoding uncharacterized protein LOC122617517; translated protein: MRLPSMVDNVWKRFMAMLSLPDLLVLGCLWASGFSLGYYAKSAYVYDNLWPHWYALVGGLVALALTLGWTLRKHKKQQYSYDQYYIIFYGLLCSLMGSCFMLTRQLAVSYYFSFVGLSVQYLAGFSYVSLRCDASGSRPSRIALANSLYAGGMATGFVIFNEMEPQRSGLIALGINLLLLCLVCLNELLHHTGCINYKESRDLVFNLLNEEKMVFLPRQAILAQFVDRTDYQLKDSRQWLVLILGGSLVCLQKSCLLFSPTYMQLTWSSTVGYLQQTQLYIPFVLYSAGTSFGALLLMRYTPKLVYLLFGLIQMTLIVALLCIYSDEQSEHCFLFLCLIYITMGVLSSQGIHWLLECSPFLHTELALATGFVLQLCVIEGSKYESYATDTWIALIIVSVITLGLTALAIPVVQWLQPHSASLVDVRNRLLGIRRQSLPPEQTQFWHTNHFLAHNKPANQLESVQLGRSRVFQQYPISGSDIAENHKGDKF